In one Corallococcus sp. EGB genomic region, the following are encoded:
- a CDS encoding ABC transporter ATP-binding protein, whose product MAPRPSAHVYRRLLGYLSPYRRLLLAGTLASLTAAAATAAYAWIVGPLLRAVLTGAPVTVAGMTLAPEALLSRLPLLVVAVALVKATAQFLQGGLMQRLGQRVMADLRGFLYGRLLAQPPAFFEQRHSGEILSRFTSDVPLVEFSVTQALSSYVRDGLQIVALLATCFLIDAKLFLFTFVVVPVTVVPVNRFARSLKKVATRSQANLGALSAITAEQLQNLPVVQAYGTVPRALETFDAEAEAYLAEMRRSLFIRGAFSPTVELLGIVGVAVAVAWGARAVSMDPSLAGRLLSFMAAALLLYQPVKSLSGTLSQVLTGLAAAERLFALADAPVPPDEGAEAQPLTRALELSGVRATYADGREALRGVDLTIPAGARVALVGPSGAGKTTLFSVLLGFLPSSGGEVKWDGVPLSSLKSSSVRAQLAWVPQEPVLFSGTVRHNLRLGQPDATDDALWEALRLAHAEDFVRALPGGLDEPVGERGSRLSGGQRQRLALARAFLRRPSLLLLDEPTSALDATSEAAVGAGLQALMKGRTVLVIAHRLSTVRDADLIAVVEGGQVVEAGTHEQLLALRGRYARLLGEGAVAA is encoded by the coding sequence GTGGCCCCCCGTCCCTCCGCGCACGTCTATCGCCGGCTCCTGGGCTACCTGAGCCCGTACCGCCGGTTGCTGCTGGCGGGCACGCTGGCCTCGCTCACCGCCGCGGCGGCCACCGCCGCGTACGCGTGGATCGTCGGGCCGCTCCTGCGCGCCGTCCTCACCGGCGCCCCCGTCACCGTCGCGGGGATGACCCTGGCGCCGGAGGCCCTCCTGTCCCGGCTGCCCCTCCTGGTGGTCGCGGTGGCGCTGGTCAAGGCCACCGCCCAGTTCCTTCAGGGCGGCCTGATGCAGCGGTTGGGCCAGCGGGTGATGGCGGACCTGAGGGGCTTTCTCTACGGCCGCCTGCTCGCCCAGCCACCGGCGTTCTTCGAGCAGCGGCACTCCGGAGAAATCCTCTCCCGGTTCACCTCCGACGTACCCCTGGTGGAGTTCTCTGTCACCCAGGCGCTGTCATCGTACGTGAGGGATGGGCTGCAGATTGTCGCACTGCTGGCGACCTGCTTCCTCATCGACGCGAAACTCTTTCTCTTCACGTTCGTCGTCGTTCCCGTGACGGTGGTGCCGGTGAACCGCTTCGCGCGGTCGCTCAAGAAGGTGGCCACCCGCTCACAGGCGAACCTGGGCGCGCTCAGCGCCATCACCGCCGAACAGCTGCAGAACCTCCCGGTGGTGCAGGCGTACGGCACGGTGCCGCGCGCGCTGGAGACGTTCGACGCGGAAGCGGAGGCGTACCTGGCGGAGATGCGCCGCTCGCTCTTCATCCGCGGCGCGTTCAGCCCCACCGTTGAACTGCTGGGCATCGTCGGCGTGGCGGTGGCGGTGGCGTGGGGCGCCCGCGCGGTGTCCATGGATCCGTCGCTCGCCGGGCGCCTCCTGTCCTTCATGGCGGCGGCGCTCCTGCTCTATCAGCCGGTGAAGTCGCTGAGCGGCACGCTGTCGCAGGTGCTCACGGGGCTGGCGGCGGCGGAGCGGCTGTTCGCGCTCGCGGACGCGCCGGTGCCTCCGGATGAAGGAGCGGAGGCGCAGCCCCTGACGCGCGCGCTGGAGCTGTCCGGCGTGCGCGCCACCTACGCGGACGGGCGCGAGGCCCTGCGCGGCGTGGACCTCACCATTCCCGCGGGCGCGCGCGTGGCGCTGGTGGGGCCGTCCGGCGCGGGCAAGACGACGCTGTTCTCCGTGCTCCTGGGCTTCCTTCCGTCCAGCGGCGGCGAGGTGAAGTGGGACGGCGTGCCGCTGTCGTCCCTCAAGTCCTCCAGCGTGCGCGCGCAGCTGGCGTGGGTGCCGCAGGAGCCGGTGCTCTTCTCCGGCACCGTGCGCCACAACCTGCGCCTGGGCCAGCCGGACGCGACGGACGACGCGCTGTGGGAGGCGCTGCGGCTGGCGCACGCGGAGGACTTCGTGCGCGCGCTGCCCGGCGGCCTGGATGAACCCGTGGGCGAGCGGGGCAGCCGCCTGTCCGGCGGACAACGCCAGCGCCTGGCCCTGGCGCGCGCCTTCCTGCGCCGCCCGTCCCTGCTGCTGCTGGATGAGCCGACCAGCGCCCTGGACGCCACCAGCGAGGCGGCGGTGGGCGCGGGGCTCCAGGCGCTGATGAAGGGCCGCACGGTGCTGGTCATCGCGCACCGGCTCAGCACCGTGCGCGACGCGGACCTCATCGCCGTGGTGGAGGGCGGCCAGGTGGTGGAGGCGGGCACGCACGAACAGCTGCTCGCGCTGCGGGGCCGCTACGCGCGGCTGTTGGGCGAGGGCGCCGTCGCCGCCTGA
- the dnaJ gene encoding molecular chaperone DnaJ produces MAGAAGQKRDYYEVLGVQKTVSAQDLKSAFRKVALQYHPDRNPGNHEAEEKFKEASEAYEVLSDPDRRSKYDRFGHAGNPFGDVGGGFQGVNINDIFGEIFGDIFGGGGRGRQRQSRGADLRYNLEISFEEAAFGCRPKVTIPRPKKCETCSGSGSKSGAAPRPCAACGGSGELRYSQGFFAVSRPCGDCGGTGATIPDPCNKCRGSGKVASEEVIEVAIPGGVDNGTRVRLAGMGEPGDRGAPAGDLYVTVIVREHPLFQREEYEVFCEVPVSFTQAALGAKIDVPTLDGKVKMTIPAGTQSGKVFRLRGKGIPHLHSQQRGDQHVRVIIETPTELSSKQRELLERFAEVSGEETHPQSKSFFDKVKELFG; encoded by the coding sequence ATGGCAGGGGCCGCAGGGCAGAAGCGCGACTACTACGAGGTCCTGGGCGTCCAGAAGACTGTCTCGGCGCAGGACCTGAAGAGCGCGTTCCGCAAGGTCGCGTTGCAGTACCACCCGGACCGGAACCCCGGGAACCACGAGGCCGAGGAGAAGTTCAAGGAGGCCTCGGAGGCCTATGAGGTCCTGAGTGATCCGGACCGGCGCTCGAAGTACGACCGCTTCGGCCACGCGGGCAACCCCTTCGGGGACGTGGGCGGCGGTTTCCAGGGCGTCAACATCAACGACATCTTCGGGGAGATCTTCGGCGACATCTTCGGAGGTGGCGGCCGCGGCCGGCAGCGCCAGAGCCGGGGCGCGGACCTGCGCTACAACCTCGAAATCTCCTTCGAGGAGGCGGCGTTCGGCTGCCGCCCGAAGGTGACCATCCCCCGCCCGAAGAAGTGCGAGACCTGCTCCGGCTCCGGCAGCAAGAGCGGCGCGGCGCCCCGGCCGTGCGCGGCGTGCGGCGGCAGCGGTGAGCTGCGTTACTCGCAGGGCTTCTTCGCGGTGTCCCGGCCGTGCGGCGACTGCGGCGGCACGGGCGCCACCATTCCGGATCCGTGCAACAAGTGCCGGGGCTCCGGGAAGGTCGCGTCGGAAGAGGTCATCGAGGTCGCCATCCCGGGCGGCGTGGACAACGGCACGCGCGTGCGGCTGGCCGGCATGGGCGAGCCCGGCGACCGGGGCGCTCCCGCGGGCGACCTGTACGTGACGGTCATCGTGCGCGAGCACCCGCTGTTCCAGCGCGAGGAGTACGAGGTCTTCTGCGAGGTGCCGGTGTCCTTCACGCAGGCGGCGCTGGGCGCGAAGATCGACGTGCCCACGCTGGACGGCAAGGTGAAGATGACCATCCCGGCGGGGACCCAGTCCGGCAAGGTGTTCCGCCTGCGCGGCAAGGGCATCCCGCACCTGCACAGCCAGCAGCGCGGAGATCAGCACGTGCGCGTCATCATCGAAACGCCCACGGAGCTGTCCTCCAAGCAGCGCGAGCTGCTGGAGCGCTTCGCGGAGGTGTCCGGCGAGGAGACCCATCCGCAGTCGAAGTCCTTCTTCGACAAGGTGAAGGAGCTCTTCGGCTAG
- a CDS encoding helicase-related protein, translated as MASLVEGLKVRYLPQPEWGVGHLVSLQEQGAKALIAFPSREDAPVLVSTRGGALVPYPLPRGEPIQTPRGRKATILGEEPGARGLRRYVVRFDDTGEEDELPESEVRALAPRSDLMSTLRDGRVGDAKAFMLRKQALVLDDERRGDALGALLASRVMVKPHQVGVVQRVLSARRPRFVLADEVGLGKTIEAGMVFSALRLVGLARRCLVVAPSHLTVQWLVELFHKFNQLFTLMDSDRYEQSLKEAPDVSPWARFPLVVTSLELLSRTREHREEVAAEDAFWDLVIIDEAHHLKGEKAFAAAKGLAANSWGLLLLTATPMQLDPAEYHGLLTLIDAATAPSVKGFEARLQRQEELSTAVRALLEGQDAKAAVAALAKRFPEDAKLQTLKEKEALLAHLAETYSLSDRLVRNRRAVVGGFSTRRLHRHPVRLSPEELKARDAALATLAKGSLRGAPLANVLRRLESSPAAFAGAVRSNPALKGADLKLTGRDAKLLAFVGVLRGIWKAEPRAKVLVFTESRDTLESLQSELSREGVEALGYHGDLPLVERDRQVARFRDPEGPRVLLCTEVGGEGRNFQFAHHLVHYDLPWSPSTVEQRIGRLDRIGQTHPVEIHVFDPAGTLASDVLMLLADAVGVFGETVGGLDAVLEEVEDRIADLALLPREARVEYAAELKARVEAAREQVKRAYDPLLDVRSFDKPAVARLVARAQERMGDEPEDEDSDEEAPPLEDGLWSVARDLDERLEETVTELARRVGIGVDTDEQVEAFQVAFQFGHALNVEGLPGIDVMQDRTVLGTFWRDTAVEAEELEYFATGHPLVEALFGFLKDGPYGRSGFRHIEKRGVKKPARGLELLFHVQLPEPQDTSPGARVPSRQLARFLTRTLLPVAVVDGPRGPVADPSVSSALEADGKALKGDEVHQAFPGFGAFVEAALPVAQGAAEAELGRAAQKARAAIEAERDAAAARLRLSLSHQGLAPEAVEAQVDAERHHYERLLQALSGAKVVLDSACGFTLNR; from the coding sequence ATGGCGTCTCTCGTCGAAGGTCTGAAGGTCCGCTACCTCCCGCAGCCCGAATGGGGCGTGGGACATCTGGTGTCGCTGCAGGAGCAGGGGGCCAAGGCCCTCATCGCCTTCCCGTCCCGCGAGGATGCGCCAGTGCTGGTGTCCACGCGCGGTGGCGCGCTGGTGCCGTACCCGCTGCCCAGGGGCGAGCCCATCCAGACGCCCAGGGGGCGCAAGGCCACCATCCTGGGCGAGGAGCCGGGCGCTCGCGGGCTGCGCCGCTACGTGGTGCGCTTCGACGACACGGGGGAGGAGGACGAGCTGCCGGAGTCGGAGGTCCGCGCGCTGGCGCCGCGCTCCGACCTCATGTCCACGCTGCGCGACGGGCGGGTGGGGGACGCGAAGGCGTTCATGCTGCGCAAGCAGGCGCTGGTGCTGGACGACGAGCGCCGGGGCGACGCGCTGGGCGCGCTGCTGGCCAGCCGGGTGATGGTGAAGCCGCACCAGGTGGGCGTGGTGCAGCGCGTGCTGTCCGCGCGCCGTCCGCGCTTCGTGCTCGCGGACGAAGTGGGCCTGGGCAAGACGATTGAAGCGGGCATGGTGTTCAGCGCGCTCCGGCTGGTGGGCCTGGCGCGGCGGTGCCTGGTGGTGGCGCCCAGCCACCTCACCGTGCAGTGGCTGGTGGAGCTGTTCCACAAGTTCAACCAGCTCTTCACGCTGATGGACTCGGACCGCTACGAGCAGTCCCTCAAGGAGGCGCCGGACGTCTCCCCGTGGGCGCGCTTCCCGCTGGTGGTGACGAGCCTGGAGCTGCTCAGCCGCACCCGCGAGCACCGCGAAGAGGTGGCCGCCGAGGACGCCTTCTGGGACCTGGTCATCATCGACGAGGCGCACCACCTGAAGGGCGAGAAGGCCTTCGCCGCCGCGAAGGGGCTGGCCGCGAACTCGTGGGGCCTGCTGCTGCTCACCGCCACGCCCATGCAGTTGGATCCGGCGGAGTACCACGGCCTGCTCACCCTCATCGACGCGGCGACGGCGCCGTCGGTGAAGGGCTTCGAGGCGCGGCTCCAGCGCCAGGAGGAGCTGTCCACCGCGGTGCGCGCGCTGCTGGAGGGCCAGGACGCGAAGGCCGCCGTGGCCGCGCTGGCGAAGCGCTTCCCGGAGGACGCGAAGCTCCAGACGCTGAAGGAGAAGGAGGCGCTGCTCGCGCACCTGGCGGAGACGTACAGCCTGTCCGACCGGCTGGTGCGCAACCGGCGCGCGGTGGTGGGCGGCTTCTCCACGCGAAGGCTCCACCGGCACCCGGTGCGGCTGTCGCCGGAGGAGCTGAAGGCGCGCGATGCCGCGCTCGCCACGCTGGCGAAGGGCAGCTTGCGCGGCGCGCCCCTGGCCAACGTGCTGCGCCGCCTGGAGTCCAGCCCCGCGGCGTTCGCGGGCGCGGTGAGGTCCAACCCGGCGCTGAAGGGCGCGGACCTCAAGCTGACGGGCCGTGACGCGAAGCTCCTCGCGTTCGTGGGCGTGCTGCGCGGCATCTGGAAGGCGGAGCCGCGCGCGAAGGTGCTCGTGTTCACGGAGAGCCGCGACACGCTGGAGTCGCTCCAGTCGGAGCTGTCGCGCGAGGGCGTGGAGGCGCTGGGCTACCACGGCGACCTGCCGCTCGTGGAGCGCGACCGGCAGGTGGCGCGCTTCCGCGACCCGGAGGGGCCCCGGGTGCTCCTGTGCACGGAGGTGGGCGGCGAGGGCCGCAACTTCCAGTTCGCGCACCACCTGGTGCACTACGACCTGCCGTGGAGCCCCTCCACGGTGGAGCAGCGCATTGGCCGCCTGGACCGCATCGGGCAGACGCACCCGGTGGAGATCCACGTCTTCGACCCCGCGGGCACGCTCGCGTCGGACGTGCTGATGCTGCTGGCGGACGCCGTGGGCGTCTTCGGTGAGACGGTGGGCGGCCTGGACGCGGTGCTGGAGGAGGTGGAGGACCGCATCGCGGACCTGGCCCTGCTGCCCCGCGAGGCGCGCGTGGAGTACGCCGCGGAGCTGAAGGCCCGCGTGGAGGCGGCGCGCGAGCAGGTGAAGCGCGCGTACGACCCGCTGCTGGACGTGCGCAGCTTCGACAAGCCCGCCGTGGCCCGGCTGGTGGCCCGCGCGCAGGAGCGCATGGGGGACGAGCCCGAGGACGAGGACTCCGACGAGGAGGCGCCGCCGCTGGAGGACGGGCTGTGGAGCGTGGCCCGCGACCTGGACGAGCGCCTGGAGGAGACCGTCACGGAGCTGGCGCGCCGCGTGGGCATCGGCGTGGACACCGACGAACAGGTGGAGGCCTTCCAGGTGGCCTTCCAGTTCGGCCACGCGCTCAACGTCGAGGGCCTGCCCGGCATCGACGTGATGCAGGACCGCACCGTGCTGGGCACCTTCTGGCGCGACACCGCGGTGGAGGCGGAGGAGCTGGAGTACTTCGCCACCGGCCACCCGCTGGTGGAGGCGCTGTTCGGCTTCCTCAAGGACGGCCCCTATGGCCGCAGCGGCTTCCGCCACATCGAGAAGCGCGGCGTGAAGAAGCCCGCGCGCGGCCTGGAGCTGCTCTTCCACGTCCAGCTGCCGGAGCCCCAGGACACCTCGCCCGGCGCCCGCGTGCCCAGCCGCCAGCTGGCCCGCTTCCTCACGCGCACCCTGCTGCCCGTCGCCGTGGTGGACGGCCCCCGGGGCCCCGTGGCCGACCCTTCCGTATCGTCCGCACTGGAAGCGGACGGGAAGGCCCTGAAGGGGGACGAGGTCCACCAGGCCTTCCCCGGCTTCGGCGCCTTCGTGGAGGCCGCGCTGCCCGTGGCCCAGGGCGCCGCGGAGGCGGAGCTCGGCCGGGCCGCGCAGAAGGCCCGGGCCGCCATCGAGGCGGAGCGCGACGCGGCCGCCGCCCGCCTGCGCCTGTCCCTCTCCCACCAGGGGCTCGCCCCGGAGGCGGTGGAGGCCCAGGTTGATGCGGAGCGTCATCACTATGAGCGTCTGCTCCAGGCGCTCTCGGGGGCGAAGGTGGTGCTGGACTCGGCCTGCGGGTTCACCCTCAACCGCTGA
- a CDS encoding pilus assembly protein, whose translation MQPARLLKARARGQALVLFCLTFLLLTLMVLGTLGFGMRAKERVEIQMAADAAAYSQAVSTARTFNAIAVMNRAQIAHMVAMAGTQSMISYGSQQYAARQMSPCPVPATAWSALDQAAATQVQQLQGRAGDMFRAELVMYNQLIGTHLANQGLTNLIAKEVNPELSAPPEGANKSLAEVSGGASSGTSYDDLMQQEKTGTVPDTSGAVMPTGGGQGTVTLNATMGSLGWTWVHNRASGSAGFGSGAAAHNPGFHHYPSASSMDSSTYQTISGRNSWAHDHGRAVTGTCPDGTPYAAGATDAWVMSDERQSHEDQHVYGANKPPPGQGAENNTTVDERHTLGACVVCPGIWPYSVGFNAGLLHGNADENDYGQPKLYAMLRRDYASDQRRARPDPWNLLFTFKFANQETQFDNSAPLGRILPTGREDVQRNQVALAAGIAYYHRPRPAAVGGGWEEPPNFLNPFWRATLVSTEGARDDKPARSLEQAGFTEHADALRRLDNAGYRGGSSTGGRY comes from the coding sequence ATGCAGCCTGCACGGCTTCTGAAGGCCCGCGCGCGCGGCCAGGCGCTGGTGCTCTTCTGCCTGACGTTCCTCCTGTTGACGCTGATGGTGCTGGGCACGCTGGGCTTCGGCATGCGCGCCAAGGAGCGCGTCGAGATCCAGATGGCCGCGGACGCGGCGGCCTACAGCCAGGCGGTCTCCACGGCGCGCACGTTCAACGCCATCGCGGTGATGAACCGCGCCCAGATCGCCCACATGGTGGCGATGGCGGGCACGCAGTCGATGATCAGCTACGGCAGCCAGCAGTACGCCGCGCGGCAGATGTCCCCGTGCCCCGTGCCCGCGACCGCGTGGTCCGCCCTGGACCAGGCGGCGGCCACGCAGGTGCAGCAGCTGCAGGGGCGCGCGGGCGACATGTTCCGCGCGGAGCTGGTCATGTACAACCAGCTCATCGGCACGCACCTGGCGAACCAGGGGCTCACGAACCTCATCGCCAAGGAGGTCAACCCGGAGCTCAGCGCCCCGCCCGAGGGCGCGAACAAGTCGCTGGCGGAGGTGTCCGGGGGCGCGTCCTCCGGCACCAGCTACGACGACCTGATGCAGCAGGAGAAGACCGGCACCGTGCCGGACACCTCCGGCGCGGTGATGCCCACGGGCGGTGGCCAGGGCACCGTCACGTTGAATGCCACCATGGGCAGCCTGGGCTGGACCTGGGTGCACAACCGGGCGAGCGGCAGCGCGGGTTTCGGCTCGGGCGCCGCCGCGCACAACCCCGGCTTCCATCACTACCCCAGCGCGTCCTCGATGGACTCGTCCACCTACCAGACCATCTCCGGCCGCAACTCGTGGGCGCACGACCACGGCCGCGCGGTGACGGGCACCTGCCCGGATGGCACCCCCTATGCCGCCGGGGCGACGGACGCGTGGGTGATGTCCGACGAGCGCCAGTCCCACGAGGACCAGCACGTCTACGGCGCGAACAAGCCGCCGCCCGGCCAGGGCGCGGAGAACAACACCACCGTGGATGAGCGCCACACGCTGGGCGCCTGCGTGGTGTGCCCCGGCATCTGGCCCTACTCCGTGGGCTTCAACGCGGGGCTCCTGCACGGCAACGCCGACGAGAACGACTACGGCCAGCCCAAGCTGTACGCGATGCTCCGGCGCGACTACGCCAGCGACCAGCGCCGCGCCCGGCCGGATCCGTGGAACCTGCTGTTCACCTTCAAGTTCGCCAACCAGGAGACGCAGTTCGACAACTCCGCGCCGCTGGGCCGCATCCTGCCCACCGGCCGCGAGGACGTGCAGCGCAACCAGGTGGCGCTGGCCGCGGGCATCGCCTACTACCACCGGCCCCGGCCGGCGGCGGTGGGCGGCGGCTGGGAGGAGCCGCCCAACTTCCTCAACCCCTTCTGGCGCGCCACGCTGGTGAGCACCGAGGGCGCCCGCGACGACAAGCCCGCGCGCAGCCTGGAGCAGGCGGGCTTCACCGAGCACGCGGACGCGCTGCGCCGGCTGGACAACGCCGGCTACCGGGGCGGCAGCAGCACGGGCGGGAGGTACTGA
- a CDS encoding penicillin-binding protein activator, with translation MEVLSASRRALVAALALTLTACPKTPSRTDSRDGTGDETAQNNRPRVEVKQDATANAALAQARTQAQSNPDKKQAAEAYLSVRKAYPATTAGQDALYNAGVLFFEAKDYANARRTFNELLFENPLHAQAEDAKHKLAVSAMEVGAYRDAYQTLTSLAERAEGAEKEQLLREAARAAEGAGLYSQALSSAVKEAGDARTPEEKAAAVQKVEQLVEGRASFLDIARVQEGLSPSNPAWPVLQFKLARIYYHLRDWTRLEEALQTYLREAPNSAFAPQAKELLARATRRVEVRPRTVAVLLPMTGRYQPIGEAVLRGVKLALQGSDIELVVKDTQGDVNKTGQAMEQLAFDDGAIAAMGPLLVDDTKRAALLAEELQVPLLTLSRQEGITDIGPYVFRNMLTNSAQARAIADYAMNVKGYKRFAVLYPNIPYGVELANEFWDDVVSRGGAVRGAESYSYDQTTFTGEAKRLVGRYYLEDRGDYAEAVRDVQGENITDAFRRRKAMEKAKSGVEPIIDFEGLFIPDDWRRVSLVTPALAVEDIVTNACDPRDLERIRKTTGKKDLKTVTLFGTNQWSSPKGRSGLPELLERGGKFVTCSVYVDGFFVDSQRPATQKFVKAYRDAYRDTGRDPGLLEAIGFDSARMVRQVIDKQRPNTRAAMREALAGLKDFDGATGKTSFNDKREADKQLFLLSVDSKGVNEINVEKEKAAARGSGS, from the coding sequence ATGGAAGTCCTCTCCGCATCGCGCCGCGCGCTCGTCGCCGCGCTGGCCCTGACCCTGACCGCCTGCCCCAAGACGCCCTCCCGCACCGACAGCCGGGACGGCACCGGGGATGAGACTGCCCAGAACAACCGCCCGCGCGTGGAGGTGAAGCAGGACGCCACCGCGAACGCCGCGCTCGCCCAGGCCCGCACCCAGGCGCAGTCGAACCCGGACAAGAAGCAGGCCGCGGAGGCCTACCTGTCCGTGCGCAAGGCGTACCCCGCCACCACGGCCGGCCAGGACGCGCTCTACAACGCGGGCGTCCTCTTCTTCGAGGCGAAGGACTACGCGAACGCGCGCCGGACCTTCAACGAGCTGCTCTTCGAGAACCCCCTCCACGCCCAGGCCGAGGACGCCAAGCACAAGCTGGCCGTCTCCGCCATGGAGGTGGGCGCCTACCGCGACGCGTACCAGACGCTCACCAGCCTGGCCGAGCGCGCGGAGGGCGCGGAGAAGGAGCAGCTCCTGAGGGAGGCCGCGCGCGCGGCGGAGGGCGCGGGCCTGTACTCGCAGGCGCTGTCGTCCGCGGTGAAGGAAGCGGGCGACGCCCGGACGCCCGAGGAGAAGGCGGCCGCGGTGCAGAAGGTGGAGCAGCTGGTGGAGGGCCGCGCCAGCTTCCTCGACATCGCCCGCGTGCAGGAGGGGCTGTCCCCGTCCAACCCGGCGTGGCCGGTGCTCCAGTTCAAGCTGGCGCGCATCTACTACCACCTGCGTGACTGGACCCGCCTGGAGGAGGCGCTCCAGACGTACCTGCGCGAGGCGCCCAACAGCGCGTTCGCGCCGCAGGCGAAGGAGCTGCTCGCGCGCGCCACCCGCCGCGTGGAGGTGCGTCCGCGCACGGTGGCGGTGCTGTTGCCCATGACGGGCCGCTACCAGCCCATCGGTGAGGCGGTGCTGCGCGGCGTGAAGCTGGCCCTGCAGGGCAGTGACATCGAGCTGGTGGTGAAGGACACGCAGGGCGACGTCAACAAGACGGGCCAGGCGATGGAGCAGCTCGCGTTCGACGACGGCGCCATCGCGGCCATGGGCCCCCTGCTGGTGGACGACACCAAGCGCGCGGCGCTGCTGGCGGAGGAGCTGCAGGTGCCGCTTTTGACGCTGAGCCGTCAGGAGGGCATCACGGACATTGGCCCGTACGTCTTCCGCAACATGCTGACGAACTCCGCGCAGGCGCGCGCCATCGCGGACTACGCGATGAACGTGAAGGGCTACAAGCGCTTCGCGGTGCTCTACCCGAACATCCCCTACGGCGTGGAGCTGGCGAACGAGTTCTGGGACGACGTGGTGTCGCGCGGCGGCGCGGTGCGCGGCGCGGAGTCCTACTCCTACGACCAGACGACGTTCACCGGCGAGGCCAAGCGCCTGGTGGGCCGCTACTACCTGGAGGACCGCGGCGACTACGCGGAGGCCGTGCGCGACGTGCAGGGTGAGAACATCACGGACGCGTTCCGCCGCCGCAAGGCCATGGAGAAGGCGAAGAGCGGCGTGGAGCCCATCATCGACTTCGAGGGCCTCTTCATCCCGGACGACTGGCGCCGGGTGAGCCTGGTGACGCCGGCGCTGGCGGTGGAGGACATCGTCACCAACGCGTGCGACCCGCGCGACCTGGAGCGCATCCGCAAGACGACGGGCAAGAAGGACCTGAAGACCGTCACGCTCTTCGGCACCAACCAGTGGTCCAGCCCCAAGGGCCGCTCGGGCCTGCCGGAGCTGCTGGAGCGCGGCGGCAAGTTCGTCACCTGCTCGGTGTACGTGGACGGCTTCTTCGTGGACTCGCAGCGGCCGGCGACGCAGAAGTTCGTGAAGGCCTACCGCGACGCGTACCGCGACACGGGCCGCGACCCGGGCCTGCTGGAGGCCATCGGCTTCGACTCGGCGCGCATGGTGCGGCAGGTGATTGACAAGCAGCGGCCCAACACGCGCGCGGCCATGCGCGAGGCGCTGGCGGGGCTGAAGGACTTCGACGGCGCCACCGGCAAGACCTCGTTCAACGACAAGCGGGAGGCGGACAAGCAGCTGTTCCTGCTGTCCGTGGACAGCAAGGGCGTGAACGAGATCAACGTGGAGAAGGAGAAGGCCGCCGCGCGCGGCTCGGGTTCATGA
- a CDS encoding TadE/TadG family type IV pilus assembly protein has translation MALPHPQRRQHQSGQAAVEAALCMPLVVFMVLGTLQLFMLLQGRILAQVAVYRAVRAGSLNHGSCEAMTHAALVTMLPTVEHTRTPAQLAKAFEDRKRNYLRVRGSRGALFTEGPMVEIVRESPDTSWVRSLGEEDLMFDAPTDSAVELQRRTLEIRMVAWYYMRIPFADWVMSRMFLAQFHLRNYTDANPLNPAQKKSDWWADTDVELGPDDWPGGDLGARMVRWNAQGHYLFPIQVHAAMRMMTPVKASNFNGGAGCSLHGF, from the coding sequence ATGGCCCTTCCCCATCCCCAACGTCGGCAGCACCAGTCCGGTCAGGCCGCGGTGGAGGCGGCGCTGTGCATGCCGCTCGTGGTGTTCATGGTGCTGGGCACGCTGCAGCTCTTCATGCTGCTGCAGGGCCGCATCCTGGCGCAGGTGGCGGTGTACCGCGCGGTGCGCGCGGGCAGCCTCAATCACGGCAGCTGCGAGGCGATGACGCACGCGGCGCTGGTGACGATGCTGCCCACGGTGGAGCACACGCGCACACCCGCGCAGCTGGCCAAGGCCTTTGAAGACCGCAAGCGCAACTACCTGCGCGTGCGCGGCTCTCGGGGGGCGCTCTTCACCGAAGGGCCCATGGTGGAAATCGTCCGCGAGTCCCCGGACACCAGCTGGGTGCGCAGCCTCGGCGAGGAGGACCTGATGTTCGACGCGCCCACGGACTCCGCGGTGGAGCTGCAGCGGCGCACGCTCGAGATCCGCATGGTGGCCTGGTACTACATGCGCATCCCGTTCGCGGACTGGGTGATGAGCCGCATGTTCCTGGCGCAGTTCCACCTGCGCAACTACACGGACGCGAACCCGCTCAACCCGGCGCAGAAGAAGTCCGACTGGTGGGCGGACACCGACGTGGAGCTGGGGCCGGATGACTGGCCCGGCGGGGACCTGGGGGCCCGGATGGTGCGCTGGAACGCGCAGGGCCACTACCTGTTCCCCATCCAGGTCCACGCGGCCATGCGGATGATGACCCCGGTGAAGGCATCGAACTTCAATGGAGGTGCCGGATGCAGCCTGCACGGCTTCTGA